In the genome of Chloroflexota bacterium, the window CCGCCCCGTGGACTCTATGACGGGGCTCCAGGCGGTCTGGACTGTGCTGGGGCCTCGTTGATTGCAGGAGCGCGGTACACTCATGTCCAATCTGATGAACAGCGACAACGCGGTGATTCGCTATCTGCGTGAAACGCGCGCGGAGATCGGCAAAGTCGCCTGGCCCACGCGCCAGGAAACGCAAAACCTGAGCCTGATCGTCATCGCCGTGACCGTGGCCATGAGCGTGCTGCTGGGCCTGCTGGATTTTGTGTTTGCGTCGCTGGTTCAGCTGCTGCTGAACCTGATCAAGTAGCGGGACAAAAAGTTAAAGCATGTCCGAGCAAGATCAACTCCCTCAGGAAGCATTGAAGCCGACCGAGCCAACCGAGTCGGCCGAACTGGTGGTCGCGGAAGCGCCGGCGGAAGATGCTGTCGCGCCTGTTGTGCCTGCCGCGCCTACGCGTCGCCGCGTCTGGTACGTTATCCACACGTACTCCGGCTACGAGGTTAAGGTCAAGAAG includes:
- the secE gene encoding preprotein translocase subunit SecE — its product is MNSDNAVIRYLRETRAEIGKVAWPTRQETQNLSLIVIAVTVAMSVLLGLLDFVFASLVQLLLNLIK